Proteins encoded by one window of Salicibibacter halophilus:
- the ctaD gene encoding cytochrome c oxidase subunit I, with protein MVSEATNTRKKSVLWDWLTTVDHKKIAILYLIAGALFFVKAGLMAVLFRIQLIAPEMEFISGQTFNELVTMHGTIMLFLAATPLIFAFANFAVPLQIGARDVAFPFVNSLGFWLFLSGGILLSISWFFGGAPDAGWTSYVPLASREFGGIGIDFYVLGLQISGFGTLVSGINFIVTIINMRAPGMTMMRLPLFVWTMLITSMLIVFAFTPLAAGLALLMLDRIFDAQFFIPGEGGNVVLWQHIFWIFGHPEVYILVLPAFGIISEVIPAFSKKRLFGYTSMVFAVLIIGFLSFMVWLHHMFTVGVGPIANSVFAIATMTIAVPTGIKIFNWLFTMWGGKIRFTTAMHFAASFVPTFVLGGVTGVMLAMAPVTHLYHDTYFVVAHFHYIIVGGIVLGLFAGFFYWYPKMFGHKLNETLGIIMFWLFYIGFHLTFFIQHILGLMGMPRRVYTFLEGQGLDTMNFISTIGAFLMSAAIIVLVVNIVYSALNSERVTVKDPWDARTLEWATHTPIPEYNFAQTPQVRSLDPVFYEKIHGNGEMKPVEPLDEIHMPNGSILPLIISIGLFIAGFGFISFHLDLFISPYVFIAVGGILTFGAMAARSLQNDHGYHIDKETVESMEKELS; from the coding sequence GTGGTAAGTGAGGCTACAAACACGCGTAAAAAAAGCGTGCTTTGGGATTGGTTAACGACGGTTGACCACAAAAAAATTGCCATCTTGTACTTAATTGCCGGTGCACTCTTTTTCGTTAAGGCCGGCTTGATGGCCGTATTGTTCCGTATACAGCTCATCGCACCTGAGATGGAATTCATCAGTGGTCAAACCTTTAATGAATTGGTGACCATGCACGGGACAATCATGTTGTTTCTGGCGGCAACGCCTTTAATATTCGCGTTTGCAAACTTTGCCGTTCCGCTGCAAATAGGCGCCCGGGATGTGGCTTTTCCGTTTGTGAACTCGCTCGGCTTTTGGCTATTTTTATCCGGGGGAATCCTTTTAAGTATCAGCTGGTTTTTCGGTGGAGCCCCGGATGCCGGTTGGACGTCTTACGTACCCCTTGCCAGTCGTGAATTTGGCGGCATAGGCATAGACTTTTACGTGCTTGGTCTACAAATATCAGGTTTCGGGACGCTCGTTTCCGGGATTAACTTTATCGTTACGATCATTAACATGCGTGCGCCCGGGATGACGATGATGCGTCTGCCGCTATTTGTTTGGACGATGCTCATTACGTCCATGTTGATCGTATTTGCATTTACACCACTTGCTGCCGGACTCGCGCTTTTAATGTTGGACCGGATCTTTGATGCCCAGTTCTTCATCCCCGGCGAAGGTGGAAATGTCGTTCTTTGGCAACATATCTTCTGGATTTTCGGGCACCCGGAAGTCTATATCCTTGTACTGCCGGCTTTCGGAATTATATCTGAAGTCATCCCGGCATTTTCGAAAAAACGCCTTTTCGGCTACACGTCAATGGTATTTGCCGTTTTGATTATCGGCTTCCTCTCCTTTATGGTTTGGTTGCACCATATGTTTACGGTTGGTGTCGGGCCGATTGCCAACTCGGTGTTTGCGATTGCAACAATGACGATCGCCGTACCGACAGGGATTAAAATCTTTAACTGGTTGTTTACGATGTGGGGCGGAAAAATCAGATTTACGACGGCTATGCACTTTGCAGCGTCCTTTGTCCCTACATTTGTTCTCGGTGGTGTAACCGGCGTTATGCTCGCGATGGCACCGGTGACCCATTTGTATCACGATACGTATTTCGTCGTCGCCCACTTTCACTACATTATTGTCGGCGGTATCGTATTAGGCTTGTTTGCCGGATTTTTCTACTGGTATCCAAAAATGTTTGGGCATAAGTTGAATGAAACGCTTGGGATCATTATGTTCTGGTTGTTTTACATTGGATTCCACCTTACGTTCTTCATTCAACACATCCTTGGACTCATGGGCATGCCGAGACGTGTGTACACGTTTTTGGAAGGCCAAGGCCTGGATACGATGAATTTCATCTCCACCATCGGCGCGTTTTTGATGTCTGCCGCGATCATTGTATTAGTCGTAAATATCGTCTACTCAGCGCTTAACTCAGAACGGGTTACGGTTAAAGACCCATGGGATGCGCGTACACTAGAGTGGGCAACGCATACGCCGATTCCGGAGTATAATTTTGCCCAGACGCCGCAAGTGCGCTCGCTTGACCCGGTCTTTTATGAAAAGATCCATGGAAATGGAGAAATGAAGCCGGTAGAACCACTGGATGAAATCCATATGCCTAATGGCTCGATCCTCCCGCTTATCATAAGCATCGGATTGTTCATTGCAGGATTTGGATTCATTAGCTTCCACTTGGACCTATTCATTTCGCCATATGTATTTATCGCGGTTGGCGGTATCCTTACTTTCGGCGCGATGGCGGCACGTTCCTTGCAAAATGATCACGGTTACCATATCGACAAAGAAACCGTGGAATCAATGGAAAAGGAGTTGAGCTAA
- the coxB gene encoding cytochrome c oxidase subunit II — MNARKSFLRFAPLMALMLLLAGCGEQGLTALDPMGPQSQWIFDNMLLSLYVMALVIVVVFVIFFIVIVKFRQKDGDNEYPEQTHGNTKLEVAWTVIPIFLLAILAVPTITGQFYLSVDAEDIAEEEEETEGIGDVDEEVDEEDLDEDAYVIEVTGHQFWWEFDYPEGFTTANDVYVPAEEEVVFQLEAEDVIHSFWVPALGGKVDNIPGVTNHVWLEADDPGVYMGKCAELCGPSHALMDFKLIAMEDEDYAAWNEEMQEEEEEPEDTMAQQGREEFEDQGCIACHAVEGEGSAQGPTLTNFGDRTTIAGFLEYNEENLRDWIRDPGALKQGANMPAAPGMEDEELDAIIAYLDSLEKLDDETKEDLDIQ, encoded by the coding sequence ATGAATGCAAGGAAGAGCTTCTTGCGGTTTGCGCCGCTGATGGCCTTAATGCTGTTGCTCGCTGGGTGCGGTGAACAAGGGCTGACAGCATTGGACCCGATGGGGCCCCAATCACAATGGATTTTTGACAATATGCTTTTGAGTCTTTATGTCATGGCGCTTGTGATCGTTGTCGTCTTTGTTATTTTCTTTATCGTGATCGTGAAGTTTCGTCAAAAAGACGGGGATAATGAATATCCGGAACAAACCCACGGGAATACAAAATTGGAAGTGGCTTGGACGGTCATTCCCATCTTCTTGTTAGCGATCCTCGCGGTTCCGACAATTACGGGACAGTTTTACTTAAGCGTTGATGCGGAAGACATTGCTGAAGAGGAAGAGGAAACCGAAGGCATTGGCGACGTTGATGAAGAAGTTGATGAAGAAGATCTGGACGAGGACGCATATGTCATTGAAGTCACCGGCCATCAATTTTGGTGGGAATTTGATTATCCGGAAGGATTCACAACCGCTAACGATGTTTATGTTCCCGCAGAGGAAGAAGTTGTCTTTCAGCTGGAAGCTGAAGATGTCATTCACTCCTTCTGGGTGCCGGCTTTGGGAGGCAAAGTGGACAATATCCCCGGTGTTACGAACCACGTGTGGTTAGAGGCTGATGACCCCGGCGTCTACATGGGTAAATGTGCCGAGCTGTGCGGTCCATCCCACGCGTTAATGGACTTTAAATTAATCGCCATGGAAGATGAAGACTACGCTGCTTGGAATGAAGAAATGCAGGAAGAGGAAGAGGAACCGGAAGATACGATGGCTCAACAAGGCCGCGAGGAATTTGAAGATCAGGGATGCATTGCCTGCCACGCCGTCGAAGGCGAAGGTTCTGCACAAGGGCCGACCTTGACGAACTTCGGTGACCGTACGACGATTGCCGGCTTCCTCGAATACAACGAAGAAAATCTGCGAGACTGGATCCGTGACCCGGGCGCCTTAAAACAAGGGGCAAATATGCCGGCGGCACCGGGGATGGAAGATGAAGAACTCGATGCGATCATCGCTTACCTCGATTCGTTAGAGAAACTAGATGACGAAACAAAAGAAGATCTCGATATTCAATAA
- the cyoE gene encoding heme o synthase: MKSNTAMKAAEAVEEKGSSAEKTVDKPWKAYIELSKPGIVMSNLLTAFTGFFVAAQYTAGFSLGTNIHILLLTMFGIALVLAGGTTLNNYIDTDIDPLMESKKERPTVTGAIALRKVLYFGLLLSAAGIAILLAIEPVAAVIAAIGLFVYVVVYSLWLKRTHSLNTIIGSIAGATPPLIGWAAVDPGLHMYAWLMFAVMFIWQPPHFLALAMMRVEEYRKANVPMLPVVAGFTMTKRQILVYIAALLPISLLLYPFGMIYTIVAAALGIGWLVLSLKGLRTKDDMEWARSMFMYSLVYLTVIFVVMVAVHL; the protein is encoded by the coding sequence ATGAAGTCAAATACGGCAATGAAGGCAGCCGAAGCGGTTGAAGAAAAAGGAAGCTCGGCTGAAAAGACGGTGGACAAACCGTGGAAGGCTTATATTGAGTTGTCGAAGCCCGGCATTGTTATGTCGAATTTGTTGACGGCCTTCACCGGATTTTTCGTAGCAGCACAATATACAGCCGGGTTTAGCCTCGGGACCAACATACACATCCTTCTGCTTACAATGTTCGGGATAGCGCTCGTGCTTGCCGGAGGTACCACATTAAACAATTATATAGACACAGATATCGATCCATTGATGGAAAGCAAAAAAGAGAGACCGACGGTAACGGGAGCGATCGCGCTCAGGAAAGTTCTATACTTCGGTTTACTCCTGTCCGCGGCAGGAATAGCGATTTTGCTGGCCATCGAACCTGTTGCGGCAGTTATCGCGGCAATTGGGCTCTTTGTCTATGTGGTTGTGTATTCCTTGTGGTTAAAGCGTACGCATTCATTAAACACGATCATTGGCAGTATTGCCGGAGCCACGCCCCCGTTAATCGGTTGGGCCGCCGTTGACCCTGGTCTGCATATGTATGCATGGTTAATGTTTGCGGTGATGTTTATTTGGCAACCTCCTCATTTTTTGGCTTTGGCAATGATGAGGGTGGAGGAGTATCGTAAAGCCAATGTACCGATGTTACCGGTCGTCGCGGGCTTTACAATGACGAAAAGGCAAATTCTAGTTTATATCGCGGCGTTGCTACCTATTTCGTTATTGCTCTATCCGTTTGGAATGATTTATACCATTGTGGCTGCAGCCCTTGGCATCGGTTGGTTAGTGCTAAGCCTGAAAGGGCTTCGCACGAAAGATGACATGGAATGGGCGCGTTCTATGTTTATGTACTCTCTCGTCTATTTGACCGTGATTTTTGTCGTAATGGTTGCCGTTCATCTGTGA
- a CDS encoding COX15/CtaA family protein, whose amino-acid sequence MNRGLKIFGILTSIGMLIVLLQGSIVTKTDSGDGCGETWPLCFGEFVPSSPALATIIEYSHRLVSGVVGLMVVILAIWAVKKIPHLRETKFWALMAVLFIIFQGLMGAAAVVFGHSNLVLALHFGISAISFATVILLTVLAFEDGKRRPAPRVKKGFRRYLFFVLAYAYLVIYSGAYVKHTGSTYACEQFPHCGEVASFGFQAGVQMTHRIAAIALVVMLFILFIQAFRYRYESKMLAGSGLSAFVLILIQAAAGVAIVFFPDAYLGAALTHTIVITLVFTLLCYMAMIVTRNRAY is encoded by the coding sequence TTGAATAGAGGGTTAAAGATTTTCGGCATTCTGACATCGATCGGAATGTTGATTGTCTTACTGCAAGGGTCCATCGTGACGAAAACAGATTCCGGCGACGGTTGTGGCGAAACGTGGCCGCTTTGTTTCGGGGAATTCGTTCCCTCCTCCCCCGCGCTCGCTACCATTATTGAATACAGCCACCGTCTCGTTTCCGGGGTTGTCGGCTTGATGGTCGTAATCTTGGCGATTTGGGCTGTGAAAAAAATCCCGCATTTACGAGAGACAAAATTTTGGGCGTTGATGGCTGTTTTGTTTATTATTTTTCAAGGGTTAATGGGCGCCGCGGCCGTCGTTTTCGGCCATTCAAATCTTGTGCTCGCGCTTCATTTCGGCATCTCGGCGATCTCCTTCGCGACGGTGATCCTGTTGACAGTGCTCGCCTTTGAAGATGGCAAACGCAGGCCTGCCCCCCGTGTCAAAAAGGGCTTTCGCAGGTACTTGTTTTTTGTTCTGGCTTACGCATATTTGGTCATCTATAGCGGGGCATATGTTAAACATACCGGATCCACATACGCGTGTGAGCAGTTCCCTCATTGCGGGGAGGTGGCTTCGTTTGGTTTTCAAGCCGGCGTGCAAATGACACACCGGATCGCGGCGATCGCTCTCGTTGTGATGCTTTTTATCTTGTTTATCCAAGCGTTCCGTTATCGATATGAAAGTAAAATGCTCGCGGGCAGCGGGTTGAGTGCTTTTGTGCTCATCCTAATACAAGCAGCAGCCGGCGTCGCGATTGTTTTCTTCCCGGACGCGTATTTAGGTGCCGCGCTCACCCACACGATCGTGATCACATTAGTGTTCACCTTGCTCTGTTACATGGCGATGATCGTGACACGGAACCGGGCTTATTAA
- a CDS encoding GNAT family N-acetyltransferase, protein MGECLSKGRNQLDIRKLKQEEKREAVKLGSFAFQHEPTEEQTGEIMQRMVPDNIWVAVDDGQILSKVVILPTRLWVYGTSLPAGGVSGVATWPEGRRSGNVRQLLKESLRDMKARGHVLSLLAPFAVRYYRKFGWELYCDQTTAILKKDAFPTPQKGGSGKFRRVQDEHWHVFKNIYDDYATRYTGMIDRDEGWWKNILLNPRFKHKRRIVYQDEAGLDRGYIFYTVKNDVMNVSEFVAVDQEAGSALWQLIANHDSMVEEMRVIMPNDLHWRFFMDNPEAKEERSIHFMGRIVDMEGFLARFPFELEEGEQLSVSATDAFAEWNDGLYQVEKKNGQNVVHKNPSSPGLVLETDIKGLIPFLFRYVDGETLHERGIIKGSKAAVTLWEKAIPSGKPFLYDAF, encoded by the coding sequence ATGGGTGAGTGTTTATCGAAGGGAAGAAATCAATTGGACATCCGTAAATTGAAGCAAGAGGAAAAAAGAGAAGCGGTCAAACTCGGCTCCTTTGCGTTTCAACATGAACCCACGGAGGAACAAACCGGGGAGATCATGCAACGGATGGTTCCGGACAACATCTGGGTTGCAGTGGATGACGGACAAATTCTCTCGAAGGTTGTGATTCTTCCTACGCGTTTGTGGGTGTACGGCACATCCCTTCCTGCCGGCGGCGTCTCCGGCGTCGCCACCTGGCCGGAAGGACGCCGGAGCGGCAATGTCCGCCAACTTCTAAAGGAAAGCTTGCGGGATATGAAAGCAAGAGGGCACGTTTTGTCGCTCCTTGCCCCATTCGCGGTCCGTTATTACCGAAAATTCGGCTGGGAATTGTATTGCGACCAAACAACCGCGATTTTGAAAAAAGATGCATTTCCTACGCCACAAAAAGGTGGAAGCGGCAAATTTCGCCGTGTGCAAGACGAGCATTGGCACGTGTTTAAGAACATCTATGACGATTACGCCACCAGGTATACCGGCATGATCGACCGGGATGAGGGCTGGTGGAAAAATATCTTGCTGAATCCCCGTTTTAAACACAAACGGCGAATCGTCTACCAAGACGAGGCAGGGTTGGACCGCGGCTACATTTTTTACACCGTAAAAAATGACGTTATGAACGTTTCCGAGTTCGTCGCTGTGGATCAAGAGGCGGGATCCGCGTTGTGGCAATTGATTGCCAACCATGACTCCATGGTGGAGGAGATGCGGGTCATTATGCCGAACGATTTGCATTGGCGCTTCTTTATGGACAACCCCGAAGCCAAGGAAGAAAGATCCATTCATTTCATGGGACGCATCGTCGATATGGAAGGGTTTCTCGCCCGGTTTCCTTTCGAACTTGAAGAAGGCGAGCAACTGTCCGTTTCGGCGACTGACGCGTTTGCGGAGTGGAATGATGGTTTGTACCAAGTGGAAAAAAAGAACGGGCAAAACGTGGTCCATAAAAACCCTTCATCCCCGGGGCTTGTGTTGGAAACCGATATTAAAGGCTTAATTCCGTTTTTGTTTCGGTACGTAGATGGAGAAACGTTGCATGAACGGGGGATTATTAAAGGCTCCAAAGCTGCGGTGACGCTCTGGGAGAAGGCGATTCCTTCCGGAAAGCCATTCCTTTATGATGCTTTCTAG
- the pyc gene encoding pyruvate carboxylase — protein MENGGTDVSELKNIQKVLVANRGEIAIRIFRACTELHIRTVAVYSKEDTGAFHRYKADEAYLVGEGKKPIDAYLDIENIISTAKRTGVDAIHPGYGFLAENTHFAERCEEEGIIFIGPKSEHLHMFGDKIQARKTAIEAGLPVIPGSDGAVSGVEEVEKFAAEHGYPFIIKASMGGGGRGMRIVRTPEEVRDSYERACSEARSAFGSDEVYVEKLIENPKHIEVQILGDHEGNTLHLYERDCSVQRRHQKVVEIAPSSSLSEQLRDDICQAAVDLAKNINYLNAGTVEFLVGDDGTFYFIEVNPRIQVEHTITEMVTGVDIVHTQLYIADGLPIHGSVIALPEQSEIRTHGYAIQSRVTTEDPENGFMPDTGKIMAYRSSGGFGVRLDAGNGFQGAEISPHYDSLLVKVSTWALSFDVAAAKMLRNLREFRIRGIKTNIAFLENVVQHPQFLNGEYNTSFIDDTPELFVFPRRKDRGTKMLTFIGETVINGYPGLEQQKKPVFSAPRMPKIDEDAPMPLGTKQVLDERGADGLAKWLKDQERTLLTDTTFRDAHQSLLATRVRSHDLLKIAEPTARMLPDLFSTEMWGGATYDVAMRFLHEDPWERLVNLREKMPNVLFQMLLRGANAVGYKNYPDNVIEQFVETSANAGIDVFRVFDSLNWLEGMTKAIEAVGNTGKIAEAAICYTGDILDPNRSKYNLTYYKELAKTLEAEGAHILGIKDMAGLLKPEAAYQLVSELKETVDLPVHLHMHDTSGNGVFTYARAIDAGVDVVDTAISAMAGSTSQPSMESLYYAMKGTGKEPALDVESASKLSNYWEDVRTYYQGFESGLSAPHPDIYEHEMPGGQYSNLQQQAKAVGLRGRWDDVKDMYARVNTLFGDIVKVTPSSKVVGDMALYMVKNDLTEKDIFEQGNTLDFPESVVEMFQGEIGQPPGGFPPELQRIILKNREAYTDRPGKHMEPVDFDALEKQLFEELDRQVTTHDLMNHTMYPKVHSEYEQFSNYFGDVSVLDTPTFFYGLRLGEEIEVEIEPGKTLIVKLISISRASDAGDRIVYFELNGQPREVIIKDRSIESTVAEKQKADKKNPNHIAGTMPGTVLKVLVKEDEEVKKGDQLIITEAMKMETTVQAPRDCTIKAIHVDNGEAIDNGDLLIEIDD, from the coding sequence ATGGAGAATGGAGGAACCGACGTGAGTGAACTGAAAAATATTCAAAAGGTACTCGTTGCAAACCGCGGCGAGATTGCAATTCGAATCTTCAGGGCTTGTACGGAACTTCATATTCGTACAGTGGCGGTTTATTCCAAAGAAGACACAGGTGCATTTCACCGCTATAAAGCGGATGAAGCTTATTTAGTCGGGGAAGGAAAAAAACCGATTGACGCTTATTTGGACATTGAGAATATTATTTCGACTGCGAAACGGACAGGCGTAGATGCCATTCATCCGGGATACGGGTTTCTGGCGGAAAATACGCATTTCGCGGAGCGTTGTGAAGAAGAAGGCATTATTTTTATCGGGCCGAAGAGCGAGCATTTACATATGTTCGGCGATAAAATTCAGGCGCGCAAAACCGCGATTGAAGCAGGCCTCCCGGTTATTCCGGGAAGCGACGGCGCCGTTTCCGGTGTCGAAGAAGTGGAGAAATTCGCCGCGGAACACGGCTATCCCTTTATCATTAAGGCGAGCATGGGCGGCGGCGGACGCGGGATGAGGATTGTCCGCACCCCGGAAGAAGTAAGGGATTCATATGAGCGGGCATGCTCGGAAGCGCGCTCCGCTTTTGGCAGCGATGAGGTCTATGTGGAAAAACTCATTGAAAACCCTAAGCATATTGAAGTGCAAATTCTCGGTGACCATGAAGGCAACACCTTGCATTTGTATGAACGGGATTGTTCAGTGCAAAGGCGCCATCAAAAAGTTGTTGAAATCGCTCCCAGCAGCTCGCTAAGCGAACAGCTCAGGGATGATATTTGCCAGGCGGCGGTGGACCTTGCCAAAAACATTAATTATTTGAACGCGGGTACTGTCGAATTTCTCGTTGGCGATGATGGGACCTTTTACTTTATTGAAGTCAATCCGCGCATTCAAGTCGAGCATACGATCACGGAAATGGTGACAGGCGTGGACATCGTGCACACGCAGCTATACATTGCCGATGGCCTCCCTATACACGGGTCCGTTATCGCGCTGCCCGAGCAATCGGAGATCCGTACCCATGGGTACGCGATTCAGTCACGTGTAACAACCGAAGATCCGGAGAATGGCTTCATGCCGGACACGGGAAAAATTATGGCGTACCGCTCCAGCGGCGGTTTCGGTGTGCGCCTGGATGCAGGAAACGGATTCCAGGGCGCGGAGATCAGTCCCCATTACGATTCGCTGCTCGTTAAAGTATCGACATGGGCACTCTCCTTTGATGTCGCTGCCGCGAAAATGCTCAGAAACTTACGGGAGTTTCGTATTCGCGGCATTAAAACAAATATTGCCTTTTTGGAAAATGTCGTGCAACATCCACAATTTTTAAACGGAGAATACAATACGTCGTTCATCGATGACACGCCGGAATTGTTCGTTTTCCCACGCCGGAAAGATCGGGGAACGAAGATGTTGACGTTTATCGGAGAAACGGTGATCAATGGGTACCCGGGGCTGGAGCAACAGAAGAAACCGGTCTTTTCCGCGCCTCGCATGCCGAAGATAGATGAAGACGCGCCTATGCCGTTGGGAACGAAGCAGGTGCTGGATGAGCGCGGTGCCGACGGGCTTGCGAAATGGCTCAAAGACCAGGAACGCACGCTTTTAACGGACACGACGTTCCGCGATGCCCACCAGTCATTGCTCGCGACACGCGTGCGCAGCCATGACTTGCTAAAAATTGCCGAGCCGACAGCACGCATGTTGCCTGACCTGTTTTCCACGGAGATGTGGGGCGGAGCAACGTATGATGTGGCCATGCGCTTTTTGCATGAAGACCCATGGGAGCGTTTGGTAAACCTTCGGGAAAAAATGCCGAATGTATTGTTCCAAATGCTTCTTCGCGGGGCGAACGCGGTCGGATATAAAAATTATCCCGACAACGTCATCGAACAATTTGTAGAAACGTCCGCTAATGCAGGCATCGATGTCTTCCGCGTTTTCGATTCCCTCAATTGGCTTGAAGGGATGACAAAAGCAATCGAAGCGGTCGGAAATACGGGTAAAATCGCGGAAGCGGCGATCTGTTATACCGGTGACATCCTTGATCCCAATCGTTCGAAATACAATTTGACCTATTATAAAGAGCTTGCGAAAACGTTGGAAGCCGAAGGAGCTCATATTCTCGGCATCAAAGATATGGCAGGCTTGCTGAAGCCGGAAGCGGCCTATCAATTGGTAAGCGAGTTAAAAGAAACCGTAGACCTCCCCGTGCATCTGCATATGCACGACACAAGCGGTAATGGCGTCTTTACGTATGCAAGAGCGATCGACGCCGGCGTCGATGTTGTCGACACCGCGATCAGTGCAATGGCCGGGTCCACTTCGCAGCCGAGCATGGAAAGCTTGTATTACGCCATGAAAGGAACGGGCAAGGAACCGGCATTGGATGTGGAATCCGCCAGTAAACTAAGCAATTACTGGGAAGATGTGCGCACGTATTATCAAGGGTTTGAAAGTGGTTTGAGCGCGCCCCATCCGGACATCTACGAACATGAAATGCCGGGCGGGCAATACAGCAACTTGCAGCAGCAGGCAAAAGCGGTCGGCTTAAGAGGGCGTTGGGATGATGTGAAAGACATGTACGCGAGAGTGAATACACTGTTCGGCGACATTGTAAAAGTCACCCCATCCTCAAAAGTTGTTGGTGATATGGCGCTTTATATGGTGAAAAACGATCTAACGGAAAAAGATATTTTTGAACAAGGGAATACGCTCGATTTTCCGGAATCGGTTGTGGAAATGTTCCAGGGGGAAATCGGTCAACCGCCTGGAGGTTTTCCGCCTGAGCTGCAACGCATCATTTTGAAAAACCGGGAAGCGTATACCGACCGCCCGGGCAAGCATATGGAACCTGTTGATTTTGATGCGCTTGAAAAGCAGTTGTTCGAGGAGCTGGACCGACAGGTAACGACACACGATCTCATGAATCATACGATGTATCCGAAAGTCCACAGCGAATATGAACAGTTTAGCAATTATTTTGGGGATGTTTCGGTTCTCGATACACCGACATTTTTCTACGGTCTGCGATTAGGCGAGGAAATTGAGGTGGAAATCGAACCGGGCAAAACATTAATCGTGAAACTTATTTCTATTTCCAGGGCATCGGACGCAGGGGATCGCATTGTCTACTTTGAACTCAACGGCCAGCCGCGAGAGGTGATCATTAAAGACCGAAGCATCGAGAGCACCGTGGCCGAGAAACAAAAAGCGGATAAGAAAAATCCGAATCACATTGCCGGTACGATGCCGGGGACCGTCTTGAAAGTGCTCGTAAAAGAAGATGAAGAAGTGAAAAAAGGCGATCAGTTAATCATCACGGAAGCGATGAAAATGGAAACAACGGTACAAGCCCCTCGTGATTGCACCATCAAGGCCATTCATGTCGATAACGGGGAAGCGATCGACAATGGTGACTTGTTGATCGAAATCGATGATTAA
- a CDS encoding YlaN family protein gives METVTDSREQAYAVLKADAEKIRQLIEVQMKNLTMPQCPLYEEVLDTQMFGLSREIDFAIRLNLIDEQAGKHIMNELERKLSALHDRTVNQ, from the coding sequence ATGGAGACCGTAACCGATAGCAGAGAACAGGCCTATGCTGTCCTCAAGGCAGATGCTGAAAAAATCAGGCAACTGATTGAAGTGCAAATGAAAAACTTAACGATGCCGCAATGTCCGCTTTATGAAGAGGTGCTGGACACGCAAATGTTTGGGCTTTCCCGTGAAATAGATTTCGCCATTCGCTTAAATTTAATCGATGAACAGGCCGGCAAACATATCATGAATGAGCTCGAAAGAAAATTATCCGCCTTACATGACCGAACGGTAAATCAATAA
- the glsA gene encoding glutaminase A, translating into MHEDFAQFEIEVEEIVEEMRAFTGEGEVATYIPELRRAAPDALGCALYTKNGICIGFGDKERMFTLQSVSKVVALALAVMDSGEDEVFGKVGMEPTGGPFYSMARLELMNRSKPLNPMINAGALTVTSMIGGRTATDKLERLLRFVRELTGNEQLTYDRAVAASELETADHNRALAYFLKGEGVINSDVEPLLDVYTKQCALSMTCCDLARIGFVFGHEGRSPETGEQIVPVPVARMVKTFMVTCGMYNESGELAIKAGIPAKSGVSGAILGSVPDGMGIGIYSPPLNEKGNSLAGVELLKRLSRHFHLSIF; encoded by the coding sequence TTGCATGAAGATTTTGCGCAGTTTGAAATTGAGGTTGAAGAAATCGTTGAGGAGATGCGTGCTTTTACTGGCGAAGGAGAGGTTGCCACATACATTCCGGAATTGCGGCGTGCGGCCCCTGATGCTCTTGGGTGCGCTTTATATACAAAAAACGGGATATGCATAGGCTTTGGGGACAAAGAGCGGATGTTTACATTGCAGAGCGTCTCAAAAGTGGTGGCGCTCGCGCTTGCAGTTATGGATAGCGGGGAAGATGAAGTGTTTGGCAAAGTCGGGATGGAACCGACCGGCGGGCCGTTCTATTCCATGGCACGACTGGAATTAATGAATCGCTCAAAACCGCTAAATCCCATGATTAACGCCGGGGCGCTTACCGTTACGTCCATGATCGGCGGCCGGACGGCAACGGACAAATTGGAGCGTTTGCTGCGGTTTGTACGTGAACTAACCGGAAATGAACAACTGACTTATGATCGTGCAGTAGCCGCATCGGAATTGGAAACGGCAGATCATAACCGGGCGCTGGCGTATTTTTTAAAAGGGGAAGGGGTCATCAACAGTGATGTGGAACCTTTGTTGGATGTGTATACGAAACAATGCGCGCTTAGCATGACGTGTTGCGATCTCGCGAGAATCGGTTTCGTCTTTGGCCACGAAGGCCGCTCCCCTGAGACGGGAGAACAAATTGTTCCGGTGCCGGTTGCAAGAATGGTTAAAACGTTTATGGTCACATGCGGGATGTATAACGAATCGGGAGAACTTGCCATAAAAGCGGGCATTCCGGCAAAAAGCGGAGTATCCGGAGCGATTCTCGGAAGCGTTCCGGACGGCATGGGCATCGGGATTTACAGCCCCCCATTGAATGAAAAAGGAAACAGTTTGGCAGGGGTCGAGCTTTTAAAACGTTTATCCCGGCACTTCCATTTGAGTATTTTTTAA